Proteins encoded together in one Hylaeus volcanicus isolate JK05 chromosome 3, UHH_iyHylVolc1.0_haploid, whole genome shotgun sequence window:
- the LOC128874302 gene encoding homeodomain-interacting protein kinase 2 isoform X4, whose product MCDMFIQTQQTSSVNGSSSSSSSSSSNNTVHHHSKKRKLEYNVSQPVIQHALVQSTGDYQLDNTGLQQRYSVNGANTAFSSLHNNNALQKSSPNQQTLVRASTIKLLDTYQRCSQKRKTWSREGNGDSLAVHSANATNAVGSTVVSQHHNQQQQLQQQQQQQQQQQQQQQQQQQQQQHKQTGMTAHSKQVTNAANGGGGSNPQGDGDYQLVQHEVLYSMTNQYEVLEFLGRGTFGQVVKCWKKGTNEIVAIKILKNHPSYARQGQIEVSILSRLSQENADEFNFVRAYECFQHKSHTCLVFEMLEQNLYDFLKQNKFSPLPLKYIRPILQQVLTALLKLKQLGLIHADLKPENIMLVDPVRQPYRVKVIDFGSASHVSKAVCNTYLQSRYYRAPEIILGLPYCEAIDMWSLGCVVAELFLGWPLYPGSSEYDQIRYISQTQGLPTEHMLNNASKTTKFFYRDMDSTYPFWRLKTPEEHEAETGIKSKEARKYIFNCLDDIGQVNVPTDLEGGQLLAEKADRREFIDLLKRMLTMDQVERRITPGEALNHAFVTLAHLVDYAHCNNVKASVQMMEVCRRAGDFTASPAHHQAPPAPQPPPPTSLVANFVPTTNGSAVTFTFNNQLTNQVQRLVREHRTAQTGYDNLYQIYSNSSRRATQYSSSSSGSNSGRNGVHDFPHQLVPGLLCHPPSYQTMPSPAKHVVVAQPPQAQQGPLQIQPSIISQQAVAAAAAAAQQQYAAVPVSMVETGRQMLLTNAVQTSWPGGSRQMAAIVPSWQQLPPQHAAIQQPLLSDAGDWGRPLIVDSSAILQRPVFPVTEVYNTSALVEHPSQGWGKRTGTKHHQHHVTVPQQSQHRHEHKKETQQLSPVKKRVKESTPPSNMRRHSPTSGHWQQQTMQQHHYSGKHGNSHNAEHHQVTSGRQQTITIHDTPSPAVSVITISDSEDETPGKCCGDRQCGACQNLATRLSGDGRPVREEVIRSTQSTPRVVQPMQQTHSSSQSHTNGHVVAHSSSQRAQRKNIISCVTVGDSDGEASPGRAHTHLYQHLPQHPQHQQTTQLIKHEPQQQHHVSSSSSVYSSQSQKKRLLAKVQSECNMVNVATKPEPGVEYLAPHPCHAPACKEPPTYQDDAYDMHDYFLQYVTTSSAHPHLQEQHIVYTTGTDKRVSWPGKRAEYKHEYVQPPAAHSRDHQKWAVANTVHQYRQSQVVGSAAHPGHTHSHHGHPAHLSPGGGGGGRSPAGGPVIGSAQHLGQPLYQEYAHVRSRAHAVPPPVYVTAAPSQAPTAIQQQQVPTYQGFTPGWVPRHLVDACISSPLTLYDSSRALPPPAHHSSARPLLASHAAHPLPAHMQPTAVYGLAPLSPAKHQYQPSGLWFTE is encoded by the exons ATGTGTGACATGTTCATCCAAACACAGCAGACGAGTAGCGTCAAcggcagcagcagcagcagcagcagcagcagcagtaACAACACCGTTCACCACCACAGTAAAAAACGCAAGTTGGAGTACAACGTGAGTCAGCCGGTGATCCAGCACGCATTGGTTCAATCGACCGGCGACTACCAATTAGACAATACCGGGCTGCAGCAACGGTACTCCGTGAACGGTGCTAATACCGCGTTTAGCTCGCTGCACAACAATAATGCGCTGCAGAAGAGTAGCCCGAACCAACAGACTCTGGTACGAGCCTCGACGATCAAGCTCTTAGACACGTACCAACGCTGTAGCCAGAAG AGAAAAACTTGGTCGAGGGAGGGTAATGGTGACAGTCTGGCAGTCCATTCCGCCAACGCGACGAACGCAGTGGGTAGTACTGTAGTGTCGCAGCACCATAATCAACAACAACAGctgcaacaacaacaacaacagcagcagcaacaacagcagcagcagcagcaacaacaacaacaacaacaacataAGCAGACAGGCATGACGGCGCACAGCAAGCAAGTAACCAACGCTGCCAATGGAGGCGGTGGCAGCAACCCCCAAGGCGACGGAGATTACCAATTGGTTCAACACGAAGTTCTTTATTCTATGACCAATCAGTACGAAGTCCTCGAATTTCTAGGCAGAGGTACTTTCGGACAG GTCGTGAAATGCTGGAAAAAGGGAACCAACGAAATAGTGgccatcaaaattttgaagaacCATCCATCGTATGCGCGCCAAGGTCAGATTGAG GTCTCCATCCTGTCTCGACTTAGTCAGGAAAATGCGGATGAGTTCAATTTTGTGCGCGCTTACGAGTGTTTCCAGCATAAATCCCACACCTGCTTGGTCTTTGAAATGCTAGAGCAGAATCTGTATGATtttctgaaacaaaataaattttcacccCTACCCCTCAAATACATCAGACCGATTCTCCAACAAGTACTCACTGCTCTTTTGAAACTTAAG CAATTGGGGTTGATTCACGCGGATCTTAAACCAGAGAACATCATGTTGGTGGATCCAGTACGCCAGCCTTACCGTGTGAAAGTTATCGATTTTGGTTCGGCCTCTCATGTGTCGAAAGCTGTCTGTAACACGTATTTGCAATCGCGATACTACCGTGCGCCTGAAATTATTCTTGGACTTCCGTATTGTGAAGCGATAGATATGTGGTCGCTCGGCTGTGTAGTTGCAGAATTGTTTCTAGGATGGCCTTTATACCCTGGTAGCTCTGAATACGATCAAATTCGATACATAAGTCAAACGCAAGGCCTACCAACGGAACACATGTTAAACAATGCCAGCAAAACAactaaattcttttatagagACATGGACA GTACATATCCGTTTTGGCGATTAAAAACACCTGAAGAGCACGAAGCTGAAACTGGTATCAAATCTAAAGAAGCaagaaagtatatttttaattgtctcGATGATATTGGTCAAGTTAACGTTCCGACCGATCTGGAAGGTGGTCAACTTTTGGCTGAAAAAGCAGATAGGAGGGAGTTCATTGACCTCTTGAAGAGGATGCTCACAATGGACCAGGTA GAGCGTCGGATAACACCCGGAGAGGCTTTGAACCACGCTTTTGTCACTCTAGCTCATTTAGTCGATTATGCACACTGTAACAATGTCAAAGCTTCCGTCCAAATGATGGAGGTTTGCCGACGAGCAGGTGATTTTACAGCAAGTCCAGCGCATCATCAAGCTCCACCAGCACCTCAACCACCTCCGCCAACATCATTGGTAGCTAACTTTGTGCCAACGACAAATGGCAGTGCTGTTACTTTCACCTTTAACAATCAGTTGACCAATCAAGTGCAGCGATTAGTCAGAGAGCATCGTACTGCTCAAACAGGATACGACAATCTG tATCAAATATACAGTAACAGTAGCCGACGCGCAACTCAGTACAGTAGCTCATCTAGCGGATCGAATAGTGGTCGAAACGGAGTACACGACTTTCCACATCAATTGGTGCCTGGTCTGCTTTGTCACCCACCCAGTTATCAGACGATGCCAAGTCCTGCGAAACACGTAGTTGTTGCTCAA CCTCCGCAAGCGCAACAAGGACCTCTGCAGATTCAACCATCCATCATATCGCAGCAAGCTGTCGCCGCGGCGGCTGCGGCTGCTCAACAACAATACGCGGCGGTACCTGTTTCTATGGTAGAAACTGGGCGTCAAATGTTGCTAACG AACGCTGTACAAACCTCTTGGCCCGGCGGAAGCCGTCAAATGGCTGCTATTGTACCATCATGGCAGCAATTGCCACCGCAACATGCAGCCATACAGCAGCCATTACTGAGCGATGCTGGAGATTGGGGAAGACCTCTTATCGTAGACAGTTCTGCTATCTTGCAG CGGCCAGTATTTCCTGTCACGGAGGTTTACAACACCAGTGCCCTCGTCGAACATCCGTCTCAAGGTTGGGGTAAACGTACCGGAACGAAACATCATCAACACCACGTGACGGTACCCCAACAGTCTCAACATAGGCACGAACATAAGAAAGAGACGCAACAATTGAGTCCCGTGAAAAAGAGGGTAAAAGAGAGCACACCTCCGAGCAATATGAGACGACATTCTCCTACGAGCGGTCATTGGCAACAACAGACAATGCAACAGCATCATTACAGTGGCAAACACGGCAACAGCCATAACGCAGAGCATCATCAGGTTACATCTGGTCGACAACAAACCATCACGATTCACGATACACCATCGCCGGCAGTCTCTGTCATCACGATCAGTGATAGCGAGGACGAAACACCTGGTAAATG CTGTGGAGATCGTCAATGCGGAGCCTGTCAAAATTTGGCAACTCGCCTGTCTGGCGATGGACGTCCAGTCCGCGAGGAAGTCATCCGAAG tacGCAGTCGACACCACGCGTAGTCCAACCGATGCAACAGACTCATTCGAGTAGTCAGTCCCATACCAACGGACACGTTGTAGCGCATAGCTCCTCTCAGAGAGCgcaacgaaaaaatattatcagtTGCGTGACAGTCGGTGACAGCGACGGTGAAGCTAGTCCAGGCCGAGCGCATACTCATCTATACCAACATTTACCGCAGCATCCTCAGCATCAGCAGACTACGCAGTTAATTAAACATGAACCTCAGCAACAACACCACGTCAGCAG CAGCAGCTCCGTATATTCTTCTCAATCGCAAAAGAAACGATTATTGGCAAAAGTACAGTCCGAGTGCAATATGGTAAATGTTGCGACGAAGCCGGAGCCCGGCGTTGAGTACCTTGCTCCACATCCGTGTCACGCGCCAGCTTGCAAAGAGCCACCGACCTATCAG GATGATGCCTATGACATGCATGACTACTTCTTGCAGTATGTGACCACGAGTAGCGCGCATCCGCATCTTCAAGAGCAGCACATCGTGTACACGACCGGCACGGACAAGCGGGTATCATGGCCTGGAAAGAGAGCCGAGTACAAGCACGAGTACGTTCAACCGCCAGCTGCACATTCGAGAGACCACCAAAAATGGGCGGTCGCCAACACTGTGCATCAGTATAG GCAGAGCCAGGTGGTGGGTTCGGCAGCCCATCCGGGTCATACCCACAGTCATCATGGGCATCCGGCCCACCTGAGTCCTGGGGGCGGTGGCGGGGGCAGAAGTCCTGCAGGGGGACCTGTAATAGGAAGTGCCCAGCACCTGGGACAACCCCTGTACCAGGAGTACGCCCATGTGCGTTCAAGAGCCCATGCCGTGCCACCCCCGGTGTACGTTACCGCCGCGCCTTCTCAGGCTCCTACTGCTATCCAGCAGCAACAAGTGCCCACCTATCAGGGATTCACACCCGGGTGGGTACCTAGACACCTAGTTGATGCATGCAT CTCCTCTCCATTAACGTTGTATGATTCTAGTCGAGCGTTGCCACCACCAGCTCATCACAGCTCGGCCAGACCGTTGCTCGCGAGTCATGCAGCGCACCCACTGCCTGCACATATGCAGCCAACGGCCGTATACGGATTGGCCCCGCTTTCGCCGGCCAAACATCAATATCAACCTTCTGGTTTGTGGTTCACCGAGTAA
- the LOC128874302 gene encoding homeodomain-interacting protein kinase 2 isoform X2, whose product MCDMFIQTQQTSSVNGSSSSSSSSSSNNTVHHHSKKRKLEYNVSQPVIQHALVQSTGDYQLDNTGLQQRYSVNGANTAFSSLHNNNALQKSSPNQQTLVRASTIKLLDTYQRCSQKRKTWSREGNGDSLAVHSANATNAVGSTVVSQHHNQQQQLQQQQQQQQQQQQQQQQQQQQQQHKQTGMTAHSKQVTNAANGGGGSNPQGDGDYQLVQHEVLYSMTNQYEVLEFLGRGTFGQVVKCWKKGTNEIVAIKILKNHPSYARQGQIEVSILSRLSQENADEFNFVRAYECFQHKSHTCLVFEMLEQNLYDFLKQNKFSPLPLKYIRPILQQVLTALLKLKQLGLIHADLKPENIMLVDPVRQPYRVKVIDFGSASHVSKAVCNTYLQSRYYRAPEIILGLPYCEAIDMWSLGCVVAELFLGWPLYPGSSEYDQIRYISQTQGLPTEHMLNNASKTTKFFYRDMDSTYPFWRLKTPEEHEAETGIKSKEARKYIFNCLDDIGQVNVPTDLEGGQLLAEKADRREFIDLLKRMLTMDQERRITPGEALNHAFVTLAHLVDYAHCNNVKASVQMMEVCRRAGDFTASPAHHQAPPAPQPPPPTSLVANFVPTTNGSAVTFTFNNQLTNQVQRLVREHRTAQTGYDNLYQIYSNSSRRATQYSSSSSGSNSGRNGVHDFPHQLVPGLLCHPPSYQTMPSPAKHVVVAQPPQAQQGPLQIQPSIISQQAVAAAAAAAQQQYAAVPVSMVETGRQMLLTNAVQTSWPGGSRQMAAIVPSWQQLPPQHAAIQQPLLSDAGDWGRPLIVDSSAILQDQRPVFPVTEVYNTSALVEHPSQGWGKRTGTKHHQHHVTVPQQSQHRHEHKKETQQLSPVKKRVKESTPPSNMRRHSPTSGHWQQQTMQQHHYSGKHGNSHNAEHHQVTSGRQQTITIHDTPSPAVSVITISDSEDETPGKCCGDRQCGACQNLATRLSGDGRPVREEVIRSTQSTPRVVQPMQQTHSSSQSHTNGHVVAHSSSQRAQRKNIISCVTVGDSDGEASPGRAHTHLYQHLPQHPQHQQTTQLIKHEPQQQHHVSSSSSVYSSQSQKKRLLAKVQSECNMVNVATKPEPGVEYLAPHPCHAPACKEPPTYQDDAYDMHDYFLQYVTTSSAHPHLQEQHIVYTTGTDKRVSWPGKRAEYKHEYVQPPAAHSRDHQKWAVANTVHQYRQSQVVGSAAHPGHTHSHHGHPAHLSPGGGGGGRSPAGGPVIGSAQHLGQPLYQEYAHVRSRAHAVPPPVYVTAAPSQAPTAIQQQQVPTYQGFTPGWVPRHLVDACISSPLTLYDSSRALPPPAHHSSARPLLASHAAHPLPAHMQPTAVYGLAPLSPAKHQYQPSGLWFTE is encoded by the exons ATGTGTGACATGTTCATCCAAACACAGCAGACGAGTAGCGTCAAcggcagcagcagcagcagcagcagcagcagcagtaACAACACCGTTCACCACCACAGTAAAAAACGCAAGTTGGAGTACAACGTGAGTCAGCCGGTGATCCAGCACGCATTGGTTCAATCGACCGGCGACTACCAATTAGACAATACCGGGCTGCAGCAACGGTACTCCGTGAACGGTGCTAATACCGCGTTTAGCTCGCTGCACAACAATAATGCGCTGCAGAAGAGTAGCCCGAACCAACAGACTCTGGTACGAGCCTCGACGATCAAGCTCTTAGACACGTACCAACGCTGTAGCCAGAAG AGAAAAACTTGGTCGAGGGAGGGTAATGGTGACAGTCTGGCAGTCCATTCCGCCAACGCGACGAACGCAGTGGGTAGTACTGTAGTGTCGCAGCACCATAATCAACAACAACAGctgcaacaacaacaacaacagcagcagcaacaacagcagcagcagcagcaacaacaacaacaacaacaacataAGCAGACAGGCATGACGGCGCACAGCAAGCAAGTAACCAACGCTGCCAATGGAGGCGGTGGCAGCAACCCCCAAGGCGACGGAGATTACCAATTGGTTCAACACGAAGTTCTTTATTCTATGACCAATCAGTACGAAGTCCTCGAATTTCTAGGCAGAGGTACTTTCGGACAG GTCGTGAAATGCTGGAAAAAGGGAACCAACGAAATAGTGgccatcaaaattttgaagaacCATCCATCGTATGCGCGCCAAGGTCAGATTGAG GTCTCCATCCTGTCTCGACTTAGTCAGGAAAATGCGGATGAGTTCAATTTTGTGCGCGCTTACGAGTGTTTCCAGCATAAATCCCACACCTGCTTGGTCTTTGAAATGCTAGAGCAGAATCTGTATGATtttctgaaacaaaataaattttcacccCTACCCCTCAAATACATCAGACCGATTCTCCAACAAGTACTCACTGCTCTTTTGAAACTTAAG CAATTGGGGTTGATTCACGCGGATCTTAAACCAGAGAACATCATGTTGGTGGATCCAGTACGCCAGCCTTACCGTGTGAAAGTTATCGATTTTGGTTCGGCCTCTCATGTGTCGAAAGCTGTCTGTAACACGTATTTGCAATCGCGATACTACCGTGCGCCTGAAATTATTCTTGGACTTCCGTATTGTGAAGCGATAGATATGTGGTCGCTCGGCTGTGTAGTTGCAGAATTGTTTCTAGGATGGCCTTTATACCCTGGTAGCTCTGAATACGATCAAATTCGATACATAAGTCAAACGCAAGGCCTACCAACGGAACACATGTTAAACAATGCCAGCAAAACAactaaattcttttatagagACATGGACA GTACATATCCGTTTTGGCGATTAAAAACACCTGAAGAGCACGAAGCTGAAACTGGTATCAAATCTAAAGAAGCaagaaagtatatttttaattgtctcGATGATATTGGTCAAGTTAACGTTCCGACCGATCTGGAAGGTGGTCAACTTTTGGCTGAAAAAGCAGATAGGAGGGAGTTCATTGACCTCTTGAAGAGGATGCTCACAATGGACCAG GAGCGTCGGATAACACCCGGAGAGGCTTTGAACCACGCTTTTGTCACTCTAGCTCATTTAGTCGATTATGCACACTGTAACAATGTCAAAGCTTCCGTCCAAATGATGGAGGTTTGCCGACGAGCAGGTGATTTTACAGCAAGTCCAGCGCATCATCAAGCTCCACCAGCACCTCAACCACCTCCGCCAACATCATTGGTAGCTAACTTTGTGCCAACGACAAATGGCAGTGCTGTTACTTTCACCTTTAACAATCAGTTGACCAATCAAGTGCAGCGATTAGTCAGAGAGCATCGTACTGCTCAAACAGGATACGACAATCTG tATCAAATATACAGTAACAGTAGCCGACGCGCAACTCAGTACAGTAGCTCATCTAGCGGATCGAATAGTGGTCGAAACGGAGTACACGACTTTCCACATCAATTGGTGCCTGGTCTGCTTTGTCACCCACCCAGTTATCAGACGATGCCAAGTCCTGCGAAACACGTAGTTGTTGCTCAA CCTCCGCAAGCGCAACAAGGACCTCTGCAGATTCAACCATCCATCATATCGCAGCAAGCTGTCGCCGCGGCGGCTGCGGCTGCTCAACAACAATACGCGGCGGTACCTGTTTCTATGGTAGAAACTGGGCGTCAAATGTTGCTAACG AACGCTGTACAAACCTCTTGGCCCGGCGGAAGCCGTCAAATGGCTGCTATTGTACCATCATGGCAGCAATTGCCACCGCAACATGCAGCCATACAGCAGCCATTACTGAGCGATGCTGGAGATTGGGGAAGACCTCTTATCGTAGACAGTTCTGCTATCTTGCAG GATCAGCGGCCAGTATTTCCTGTCACGGAGGTTTACAACACCAGTGCCCTCGTCGAACATCCGTCTCAAGGTTGGGGTAAACGTACCGGAACGAAACATCATCAACACCACGTGACGGTACCCCAACAGTCTCAACATAGGCACGAACATAAGAAAGAGACGCAACAATTGAGTCCCGTGAAAAAGAGGGTAAAAGAGAGCACACCTCCGAGCAATATGAGACGACATTCTCCTACGAGCGGTCATTGGCAACAACAGACAATGCAACAGCATCATTACAGTGGCAAACACGGCAACAGCCATAACGCAGAGCATCATCAGGTTACATCTGGTCGACAACAAACCATCACGATTCACGATACACCATCGCCGGCAGTCTCTGTCATCACGATCAGTGATAGCGAGGACGAAACACCTGGTAAATG CTGTGGAGATCGTCAATGCGGAGCCTGTCAAAATTTGGCAACTCGCCTGTCTGGCGATGGACGTCCAGTCCGCGAGGAAGTCATCCGAAG tacGCAGTCGACACCACGCGTAGTCCAACCGATGCAACAGACTCATTCGAGTAGTCAGTCCCATACCAACGGACACGTTGTAGCGCATAGCTCCTCTCAGAGAGCgcaacgaaaaaatattatcagtTGCGTGACAGTCGGTGACAGCGACGGTGAAGCTAGTCCAGGCCGAGCGCATACTCATCTATACCAACATTTACCGCAGCATCCTCAGCATCAGCAGACTACGCAGTTAATTAAACATGAACCTCAGCAACAACACCACGTCAGCAG CAGCAGCTCCGTATATTCTTCTCAATCGCAAAAGAAACGATTATTGGCAAAAGTACAGTCCGAGTGCAATATGGTAAATGTTGCGACGAAGCCGGAGCCCGGCGTTGAGTACCTTGCTCCACATCCGTGTCACGCGCCAGCTTGCAAAGAGCCACCGACCTATCAG GATGATGCCTATGACATGCATGACTACTTCTTGCAGTATGTGACCACGAGTAGCGCGCATCCGCATCTTCAAGAGCAGCACATCGTGTACACGACCGGCACGGACAAGCGGGTATCATGGCCTGGAAAGAGAGCCGAGTACAAGCACGAGTACGTTCAACCGCCAGCTGCACATTCGAGAGACCACCAAAAATGGGCGGTCGCCAACACTGTGCATCAGTATAG GCAGAGCCAGGTGGTGGGTTCGGCAGCCCATCCGGGTCATACCCACAGTCATCATGGGCATCCGGCCCACCTGAGTCCTGGGGGCGGTGGCGGGGGCAGAAGTCCTGCAGGGGGACCTGTAATAGGAAGTGCCCAGCACCTGGGACAACCCCTGTACCAGGAGTACGCCCATGTGCGTTCAAGAGCCCATGCCGTGCCACCCCCGGTGTACGTTACCGCCGCGCCTTCTCAGGCTCCTACTGCTATCCAGCAGCAACAAGTGCCCACCTATCAGGGATTCACACCCGGGTGGGTACCTAGACACCTAGTTGATGCATGCAT CTCCTCTCCATTAACGTTGTATGATTCTAGTCGAGCGTTGCCACCACCAGCTCATCACAGCTCGGCCAGACCGTTGCTCGCGAGTCATGCAGCGCACCCACTGCCTGCACATATGCAGCCAACGGCCGTATACGGATTGGCCCCGCTTTCGCCGGCCAAACATCAATATCAACCTTCTGGTTTGTGGTTCACCGAGTAA